In Trifolium pratense cultivar HEN17-A07 linkage group LG7, ARS_RC_1.1, whole genome shotgun sequence, a genomic segment contains:
- the LOC123894501 gene encoding uncharacterized protein LOC123894501: MAVSAFKSSSRRGNQPSSSSTSTPTTTTTNRAPPIRRSRSVSAFSRTNNTFDFSTEFLNKRDNPLFDQISKSNETTVPFLETSTPVRGRSAARNGDPSRKDTSRSVSRVDTGRNVSRVDTGRRSTRSASQCPVSRRNFNSSTSESEADCKDRKGLKLGGSNRKSGLFGRTDNNMIDQEKDLRRWSSQHLAVEVSDCFAATPPGLQTRNCDDAVSTASSGFGCNEKTIRAVCEQKSIQRDQPGSSEIYETVRSEVRRAMSEIQIDLESSIQRSNPTAITVANIADIHPDLLNPGTVELALEIRSEYTKKLEEAEERARRLRADLAVEEHRIRELDRILREVLPYPKTPNIPKSRPSRKSSIERKRMSKRLAEDAKAYFDECVSLSTFDSSDFSSQEDPPLSMVGPPTSSRLTEESGTREQYHDIHYGTLQQPQGSIDSEEARHGQISSTADSKETDYNSKTCFSFAQKPSEGAILHQQDIQQYIKKFEKNVSKLPTMRSNYGELRDYSFQTSAESLLFDRVLLKNRIDSGRFLLCDGGNFWSS; this comes from the exons ATGGCAGTTTCAGCCTTCAAATCTTCTTCACGAAGAGGAAACCAACCATCATCTTCTTCCACTTCAActcccaccaccaccaccactaacAGAGCTCCTCCAATTCGAAGGTCAAGAAGCGTAAGCGCGTTTTCTAGAACCAACAACACTTTCGATTTTTCCACTGAGTTTCTTAACAAAAGGGATAATCCTCTCTTTGACCAAATTTCCAAATCTAATGAAACAACGGTTCCGTTTCTAGAAACTTCTACGCCTGTTAGAGGACGTTCTGCGGCGCGAAATGGTGACCCGAGTCGGAAGGATACGAGTCGGAGTGTTTCTAGAGTCGATACGGGTCGGAATGTTTCTAGAGTCGATACGGGTCGGAGGTCGACCCGTTCTGCTTCACAGTGTCCGGTTTCGCGGCGAAACTTTAACTCTTCCACTTCTGAG AGTGAAGCTGATTGTAAAGATAGGAAGGGTCTGAAGTTAGGTGGGAGTAACAGAAAAAGTGGTTTGTTTGGAAGAACTGATAACAATATGATTGATCAAGAGAAAGATCTGCGCAGGTGGTCTAGTCAGCATTTAGCCGTTGAGGTGTCAGATTGTTTTGCTGCAACTCCG CCTGGTTTGCAAACTCGAAACTGTGATGATGCGGTTTCTACAGCAAGTTCTGGATTTGGTTGCAATGAGAAAACTATCAGAGCAGTTTGTGAGCAAAAG TCAATACAAAGGGATCAGCCAGGAAGCAGTGAGATATATGAAACAGTTCGTTCTGAAGTGAGACGGGCTATGTCTGAGATTCAGATTGACCTCGAAAGT TCTATTCAAAGGAGTAATCCTACAGCCATTACTGTTGCCAACATCGCTGATATTCATCCTGACTTGCTAAACCCTGGTACAGTAGAATTAGCATTGGAGATTAGAAGTGAGTATACCAAAAAGCTTGAAGAG GCGGAAGAGCGAGCTAGACGTCTTAGAGCAGATCTGGCAGTTGAAGAACATCGAATACGAGAACTGGATAGAATCTTGAGAGAAGTTCTTCCATATCCCAAGACCCCTAATATACCAAAGTCCCGTCCATCAAGAAAA TCAAGTATTGAAAGAAAAAGGATGTCGAAACGTCTTGCAGAAGATGCCAAGGCTTATTTTGACGAGTGTGTGTCACTATCAACATTCGATAGTTCAGACTTTTCATCCCAAGAGGATCCTCCACTCAGCATGGTTGGTCCACCTACTTCATCTCGTTTAACCGAG GAATCAGGCACTCGAGAACAATATCATGATATCCATTACGGCACATTGCAGCAGCCACAAGGCAGCATTGATTCTGAGGAAGCTAGGCATGGTCAAATCAGCTCAACCGCTGATAGCAAAGAAACTGATTATAATTCTAAAACCTGTTTCTCCTTTGCACAGAAGCCATCCGAAGGCGCTATACTTCATCAACAAGATATCCAACAATACATAAAAAAGTTTGAGAAAAATGTTTCGAAGTTGCCAACTATGAGATCGAATTATGGCGAGCTGCGTGATTATAGTTTTCAAACATCAGCTGAGAGCTTGTTGTTTGACAGGGTGCTACTGAAAAATAGAATTGATTCTGGTCGTTTTTTACTATGTGATGGTGGTAACTTTTGGTCGTCTTAA